Within the Acidimicrobiales bacterium genome, the region ATACGCACCGGACGCGGCGGGTTCCTGACCTTCGAGACCAGCGCCGAGACACGAGCGACGGCGCCGACGCTGTCGGTCATCGAGGTTTGGTGGCCGTGGCTACGTAACCATCGCTCCAGTCGCGCTGGTAGGCCAACCGCTGGATGGTCGAGAAGGGCTTCAGAACACCGGGCTTCAGGATCTTGCCCATGCGGTTGAGCCTGGACTCGGTGGCCACGCCCGACTCGATGGTGCGGTCGATGCGGTCTTGTTCGTCTGTCGCATCATCGGGTCGGCTACCAGTGACTCGATTCATCAAGGTCTGGGTGTGCCTCAAGACATTGCCCAGTGGAAAGCCATAGTTCGAGATCGCCACCTGCTCGAGCCCAGCCGAGGCGAAGAGGGCCTCGAGTTCGCCGTGCTCGTAGCGGCGCACATGACCCACAGCGCGGTCGGCGTCGCCGAATTTCGCCTGATGCGCGGGCACAGAAACCAGCAGTCGTCCTCCCGGCTCGAGATATTCGAGCCATGAGCTCAGTGCGCTGCGGTCGTCTTCGATGTGTTCGAGAACCTCGAATGCCATCAGATAGGAAAACGTCTCGCGTTCGAGTTCGGCGAGTGAGTCGACCACCCTGGCCCGACCCTCGAACCGATCTCGCAACAGTTCGCGGCTGCGCTCGCCCAGGTCGTTGAGGGTGGCGTCGAAGCCGCGCTCGACGAAGGTCTCGGTCACGTGGCCGGTGCCGGCGCCGACCTCGAGGAGCCGGCCCGGCTGCCAGTCGGAGGTGACATCGCCGATACAAGCCAACCTCAACAGATGGCGCGGCGAAGGAACCCATTCGGTTTCAGCCACGAGACGACTCCGCCACGGTGTCGGCATCGCGACGCCGCCTGAGGTGCACGAACAGCTCGGCCAGCAGTCCCACCGAAACGAGCTGAACGGCCACGACCGTGCACAGCACTCCGATGATCAGCGCGGGCCTGGTGCCGATGCCCTCGCCCATGATCTTCAGGATGCCCATCCAGGTCAGCAGGCCGGCTCCTATGGCTCCGAGAATCAGGCCGATACCACCGATCAGGTGGAATGGCCGGCTGTCGTAGGTGGTCAGGAACTTGACCGTCACGAGGTCGAGGAAGCCTCGCCAGAACCGCGATCGGCCGAACTTCGACCGACCCTTGTGGCGCTCTCGGTGATCGACATCGACCTCGGTGACCCGATAGCCGGCCCAGGCTGCCAGCACCGGGATGTATCGATGCAACTCGCCGTACATCTCGAGCGACCGGGCGACCTCGCCCTTCATCACCTTGAAACCGCTGTTGAAGTCGCGCCCCTCGACACCCGTTACGCGGGCGGTGGCCGAGTTGTAGACCTTCGACGTGTTGCGCTTGATGAAGCGGTCGTTTCGCACCGAACGCCTGCCGGTGACCAGGTCGAAGCCCGAGTCGATGACCCCGATCATCCGGGGCAACTCGGCCGGGTTGTCCTGACCGTCGGCGTCCATCAGGACCACGATGTCGGCGTCGACGTTCGAGAACCCGACCCGCAAGGCTTCGGATTTGCCGAAGTTTCTGCGCAGCCTGATGTGCTGCAGGCGGGGCTGCTGGGCAGAAAGCTCGTTCAGCACCTTGTCGGTGCCGTCGGACGAGCCGTCGTTGACCACCAGGATCGACCAGTCGGTTGTCAGCGTGTCGAGCACACCGGCCGCCTCTTCGATGACAACGGGAAGATTGTCAGCCTCGTTGTATGCCGGCATCAAGACCGTTATCGACCGCAATTATCGAATCCTCGCCAAGTCTGAGTCGACCCAGAGTACAGCCGGAGCCCTTGCCGTAGGTGTACCGCTGAGCCCGCCCGGAGTCAGGGTTGTGCAATCACCACAAGGTCGCGGTTGGTGTGGGTGATCGGGTTCGCCGGGTCGACCGGAATTCGGAACTCACGGAAGGTCATGTCCATGGCATCGAAGGTCAACAGCCTGCCACGCAGACTCGTTCCGAGGCCCAGCAGCAACTTGATCGCTTCCACGGCTTGGATTGTCCCCACTACACCGGGCAGAACTCCGAGAACCCCGGCTTCGGCACAGTTGGGCGCCAGCTCAGGCGGCGGGGGCTTGGGCATGAAGTCTCGGTAAGTCGGGCCTTCCACCGGGTCGAAGACGCTGATCTGTCCCTCGAAGCGGAAGATCGACCCGTAGACGACGGGAATGCCCAGCTTCACGGACGCGTCGTTCAGCAGATAGCGGGTGTCGAAGTTGTCTGCTCCATCGATGATTACATCCCAACCGTCGGCGACTTCGAGAACGTTCTCAGCCGATAGATGCTGGGCTATCGGCACCACTTCGACATCGGGGTTCAGTTGGGTGATGGCGGCCCGCGCCGACTCGACCTTTGCTTGCCCGATGCGCGTTGTGTTGTGAATGACCTGGCGCTGCAGGTTGGTCTCGTCAACGACATCCATGTCGACCAGGCCGATGCGCCCCACTCCGGCTGCAGCCAGATACAGCGCTGCGGGCGAGCCGAGCCCGCCCAGGCCCACCAACAACACCGACGACTCCAGCAGCCGCTGCTGGCCCGCAAGGCCGATCTCGGGCAACAGGACGTGACGCCGATAGCGGGCCGACTCGGCCAACGAAACCGCCCCCGGCAGCACCCACTCCATTCCCTCCGATTTCCACCGATCGAATCCACCCGCAAGCGACGCCACGTTTTCATAGCCGAGGGCGGCCAAGGTCTGGGCGGCGAACACCGACCTCACCCCCGAAGCGCAGTAGGCCACCACGGAGGCCGACCGGTCTGGCACGAGCGTTCCGACAGACGTCTCGAGTACCCCCCGGGGGATCTTCAACGCCCCGTCGATGAGGCCATTCGCCACCTCGTCGGGTTCGCGTACGTCTAGCAAGACGACATCGTCGTCGTGCAACCTCTGCACCAGTGAGGCCGGATCGATCTCGGCAACGCCGGCTCGGGCTGCGGCGAGGAGTTCATCGAAGGACGCCATGAGCTCCGAAGCTACTCAGCGGCTCACAAATTGCCACTCAAGTGATGCTTCAGGGCACGCCGATGCCTTCTCCTGTCATGAGACGGATGATGCGGTTACTCATTGCGGCCCTGGCCGCCCTGCTGCTGGCGACGGTTGGTTCACCTGCCCTCGCCTCGGCTTCCACGACGAGCCAGGCCCCGCCTGCAGCGGCGTCGGCCAACACTCGCGCCACGTCGGCAGAGCAGGTCTTGTTCGACCTCCTCAACGATGTTCGTGCCGAGCACGGGCTCGAGGCCCTGCAGCGTGATCAGCTCCTCGACCAGATCGCTCTCGAGTGGACCCAGGGCATGGCTCCACAAGGTTCGCTGTCGCACCGGGGCGATCTTCGCGCCCAGGTAGAGCAGCGGGTGACCACCCAGTGGATGCGCATCGGCGAGAACGTCGGGTGGGGCCCCTCGGCCGAGTGGCTGCACCAGGCGTTCTTCAACTCGGCTCCGCACCGGGCCAACATGCTCGGTGAATACAACCGGGTCGGCATCGGTGCGTTGCTCGAGCCGGATGGCGACCTGTGGGTCACCGTCAACTTCCTGGACGGCCCCGACCTCGCCCAGGTCACGCCACCAGAACCCTCGCCCGTCGAGGCGACACCCGCCGCGGCCTGGGCCGTGAACCCGAGCGGTGTCGTGGCCCCTGTTGGTGATGCCCCTTTCCTAGGTGACCCTTCGGGGCTTCCTCTGGCCAGGCCCATCGTCGGCATAGCGTCGACCCCTTCGGGGAACGGGTATTGGCTGGTCGCCAGCGACGGCGGCATCTTCGCCTTCGGCGACGCAGGCTTCCACGGATCGACCGGCGACATACGGCTGAAGGAGCCGATCGTCGGCATGGCGCCAACCAAGACCGGCAAGGGCTACTGGCTGGTCGCCAGCGACGGCGGCATCTTCGCCTTCGGCGACGCAGGCTTTCACGGATCGACGGGTTCCATCGATCTCAACCAGCCGATCGTCGGCATGGCGCCAACCAAGACCGGCAAGGGCTACTGGCTGGTCGCCAGCGACGGCGGAATCTTCGCCTTCGGCGACGCAGGCTTCCACGGATCGACCGGCGGCATGTCCTTGGCAGCCCCCATCACCTCGATGGCAGCCACTTCGGCCGGCTCGGGATATTGGCTCGCCGCAGCTGACGGCGGCGTGTTCACCTTCGGAGACGCCCACTTCGCCGGCAGCGCTGCGGGCCTGGGAGCCCGGGTGCTGGGGATGACCCCTGGCGCGGAGGGCGACGTCGACTATTGGGTGTACCTGGCCGACGGCCGCGCTGTTGGGTTTGGCGATGGGCCGGCCGTGTCAACTGCAGTGCTTGACCCTGCCGCTTCGCTGGCGGGTGTTG harbors:
- a CDS encoding class I SAM-dependent methyltransferase; protein product: MAETEWVPSPRHLLRLACIGDVTSDWQPGRLLEVGAGTGHVTETFVERGFDATLNDLGERSRELLRDRFEGRARVVDSLAELERETFSYLMAFEVLEHIEDDRSALSSWLEYLEPGGRLLVSVPAHQAKFGDADRAVGHVRRYEHGELEALFASAGLEQVAISNYGFPLGNVLRHTQTLMNRVTGSRPDDATDEQDRIDRTIESGVATESRLNRMGKILKPGVLKPFSTIQRLAYQRDWSDGYVATATKPR
- a CDS encoding glycosyltransferase family 2 protein, producing MRSITVLMPAYNEADNLPVVIEEAAGVLDTLTTDWSILVVNDGSSDGTDKVLNELSAQQPRLQHIRLRRNFGKSEALRVGFSNVDADIVVLMDADGQDNPAELPRMIGVIDSGFDLVTGRRSVRNDRFIKRNTSKVYNSATARVTGVEGRDFNSGFKVMKGEVARSLEMYGELHRYIPVLAAWAGYRVTEVDVDHRERHKGRSKFGRSRFWRGFLDLVTVKFLTTYDSRPFHLIGGIGLILGAIGAGLLTWMGILKIMGEGIGTRPALIIGVLCTVVAVQLVSVGLLAELFVHLRRRRDADTVAESSRG
- a CDS encoding CAP domain-containing protein, whose product is MMRLLIAALAALLLATVGSPALASASTTSQAPPAAASANTRATSAEQVLFDLLNDVRAEHGLEALQRDQLLDQIALEWTQGMAPQGSLSHRGDLRAQVEQRVTTQWMRIGENVGWGPSAEWLHQAFFNSAPHRANMLGEYNRVGIGALLEPDGDLWVTVNFLDGPDLAQVTPPEPSPVEATPAAAWAVNPSGVVAPVGDAPFLGDPSGLPLARPIVGIASTPSGNGYWLVASDGGIFAFGDAGFHGSTGDIRLKEPIVGMAPTKTGKGYWLVASDGGIFAFGDAGFHGSTGSIDLNQPIVGMAPTKTGKGYWLVASDGGIFAFGDAGFHGSTGGMSLAAPITSMAATSAGSGYWLAAADGGVFTFGDAHFAGSAAGLGARVLGMTPGAEGDVDYWVYLADGRAVGFGDGPAVSTAVLDPAASLAGVAIRR
- the moeB gene encoding molybdopterin-synthase adenylyltransferase MoeB yields the protein MASFDELLAAARAGVAEIDPASLVQRLHDDDVVLLDVREPDEVANGLIDGALKIPRGVLETSVGTLVPDRSASVVAYCASGVRSVFAAQTLAALGYENVASLAGGFDRWKSEGMEWVLPGAVSLAESARYRRHVLLPEIGLAGQQRLLESSVLLVGLGGLGSPAALYLAAAGVGRIGLVDMDVVDETNLQRQVIHNTTRIGQAKVESARAAITQLNPDVEVVPIAQHLSAENVLEVADGWDVIIDGADNFDTRYLLNDASVKLGIPVVYGSIFRFEGQISVFDPVEGPTYRDFMPKPPPPELAPNCAEAGVLGVLPGVVGTIQAVEAIKLLLGLGTSLRGRLLTFDAMDMTFREFRIPVDPANPITHTNRDLVVIAQP